Proteins encoded in a region of the Acidimicrobiales bacterium genome:
- a CDS encoding DUF4935 domain-containing protein: protein MWTVVLDTTAIVGDYRLRSPAAAALLERAAQGQLRIVVPEIVIREAVGRYRRDLDDLARHSAKQRTLAHRLGVTIEPADIDTDACAHSYEKDLRAALHQAGARTPPPSDVPHLDLVDRAIARQAPFRENGTGYRDALIWDTVRTEAATADVAFVTDNHTDFAESQEAVSLVTQSLRADLWRMGEKDDRVVVLRTPRAAIDYLFTRNEALLAQLQSRPPVDGDKLVDTLDPLIPVPDGIAADLDLPTGAYNVWVVAVMTYANEDDPSKPQPVRVTNAYYAAENHALVEFVTTVSARVEFLLSEPDLATHPGPLRGFSVLEEAESPSPEPVLLCVANRDLDLAFLATFDTEQDAVTDCLYARMAVS, encoded by the coding sequence ATGTGGACCGTCGTGCTCGACACAACTGCCATCGTGGGTGACTACCGCCTTCGTTCACCTGCCGCCGCTGCACTGCTCGAACGGGCAGCCCAGGGTCAGCTTCGAATCGTCGTCCCCGAAATCGTCATCCGAGAAGCCGTCGGGCGGTACCGCCGCGATCTCGACGACCTCGCCCGGCACTCGGCGAAGCAGCGCACGCTCGCCCACCGCCTCGGAGTCACCATCGAGCCCGCCGATATCGACACCGACGCGTGCGCTCACTCCTACGAGAAGGACCTTCGCGCCGCACTGCACCAAGCAGGTGCTCGAACACCACCTCCGAGCGACGTGCCCCATCTCGACCTCGTCGATCGGGCCATTGCCCGCCAAGCACCGTTCCGTGAGAACGGCACCGGCTACCGCGACGCCCTGATCTGGGACACCGTGAGAACCGAAGCGGCAACCGCAGATGTCGCCTTCGTGACCGACAACCACACTGACTTCGCGGAGTCCCAAGAGGCCGTCTCGCTCGTCACCCAATCGCTGCGGGCTGACCTGTGGCGCATGGGCGAGAAGGACGATCGAGTGGTGGTCCTGCGCACACCGCGCGCCGCGATCGACTATCTCTTCACCCGCAACGAGGCGCTCCTCGCACAGTTGCAGTCCAGACCGCCCGTCGATGGGGACAAGCTCGTCGATACCCTCGACCCGCTCATCCCCGTGCCCGACGGCATCGCCGCGGACCTCGACCTCCCAACCGGCGCGTACAACGTTTGGGTCGTCGCCGTCATGACCTACGCGAACGAAGACGACCCCTCGAAACCACAGCCAGTCAGAGTGACGAACGCGTACTACGCCGCCGAGAACCACGCGCTCGTAGAGTTCGTCACGACGGTCAGCGCCCGTGTCGAGTTCCTCCTGAGCGAACCCGATCTCGCCACGCACCCCGGACCTCTAAGAGGGTTCTCCGTTCTAGAAGAGGCAGAGAGCCCATCGCCCGAGCCGGTTCTATTGTGCGTGGCCAACCGTGACCTCGACCTGGCCTTCCTGGCGACGTTCGACACTGAACAGGATGCGGTCACCGACTGTCTCTACGCCCGCATGGCGGTCAGCTAG